The following proteins come from a genomic window of Microbacterium sp. SY138:
- a CDS encoding FAD-dependent oxidoreductase — protein MKDTTSPPHEILVVGAGMAAHRFVERLLRDPGAAVRVTVIGDEGHGPYDRSALVGVLTGREVEDLQLDRTVFRDDRVRLIRDDRVLRIDRSARVVRTRSRRSYSYDVLVLATGSFAARVAVSGARLPGCFVLRTIEDAESVRDFVDSRSRALGRPLRGVVIGGGQHGIDTVVALDDAGVGATIVQYADRLLPSLLDEAAADVLRGALEERGIAVRTRTRTTRLDPDDSGAVTALEFQDGTFQRADLVVFTVGVRPRDELARNAGLDVHPQGGVIVDDRCTTSDPRILAIGEAACVDGRCVDAAASAYAMAEVAAARLLGGGERFGGHRRDVHRTIAGVDLACFGEPATRDADPDAVEVVTHRSRGTGVYRKLVLTDDAQTLLGGILMGDTSGLGVLRRLVGGPARGELAAELRRAAHPDDSRAVCVHIGMSSQELLAVLRADEVFTFSAVGACFGRDPECERCTLAVARALAELATERSPLSTRGAQEGLDSHTGPVRSEGSRVRLSTVTGTELTPGHLVDIGRLAEDLGLTLRIVDSRIELQGVSHDQQARLRHGLTAAGLASSPPLPDGADPNSASPTRRAHGAVSADPSSSESPHRGDGTTIAIGWRDRGRSADPRRVVSLRAENPA, from the coding sequence ATGAAGGACACGACTTCCCCGCCGCACGAGATCCTGGTCGTCGGCGCGGGGATGGCGGCGCACCGTTTCGTGGAGCGCCTGCTTCGCGACCCGGGTGCGGCGGTGCGGGTCACGGTCATCGGCGATGAGGGACATGGCCCGTACGACCGATCCGCTCTCGTGGGTGTCCTCACCGGCCGGGAGGTCGAGGATCTCCAGCTCGACCGAACGGTGTTCCGCGACGACCGTGTGCGGTTGATCCGTGACGACCGCGTGCTCCGCATCGACCGGTCGGCGCGGGTGGTGCGCACACGATCCCGACGCTCCTATTCCTACGACGTGCTCGTGCTGGCCACCGGGTCGTTCGCGGCGCGGGTGGCGGTGTCAGGGGCTCGCCTCCCCGGCTGCTTCGTCCTGCGCACCATCGAGGACGCGGAGTCGGTGCGGGATTTCGTCGATTCGCGATCGCGTGCCCTCGGCCGTCCGCTGCGAGGCGTTGTCATCGGTGGCGGGCAGCACGGAATCGACACCGTTGTAGCACTCGACGACGCCGGCGTCGGCGCGACGATCGTGCAGTACGCGGATCGTCTCCTTCCCTCCCTGCTGGACGAAGCTGCAGCAGACGTCCTGCGCGGCGCCCTCGAAGAACGGGGCATCGCTGTCCGCACTCGGACCAGGACGACGCGGCTCGATCCGGACGACTCGGGAGCCGTCACGGCGCTCGAGTTCCAGGACGGTACCTTCCAACGCGCCGACCTCGTCGTCTTCACCGTCGGCGTGCGACCTCGGGACGAACTCGCGCGCAATGCCGGACTCGACGTGCACCCGCAGGGAGGAGTGATCGTCGACGATCGCTGCACGACATCGGATCCGCGCATCCTCGCGATCGGTGAGGCGGCCTGCGTCGACGGACGCTGCGTCGACGCCGCCGCTTCCGCATATGCCATGGCGGAGGTGGCGGCCGCGCGTCTGCTCGGGGGAGGGGAGCGCTTCGGCGGGCACCGACGAGACGTGCACCGCACCATCGCGGGCGTCGATCTCGCGTGCTTCGGCGAGCCGGCGACGCGCGACGCCGATCCCGACGCCGTCGAGGTCGTCACGCATCGCTCGCGAGGCACCGGTGTCTACCGAAAGCTCGTGCTCACCGACGATGCGCAGACGCTCCTCGGCGGAATTCTCATGGGCGATACGAGCGGTCTTGGCGTTCTTCGTCGGCTCGTCGGTGGACCGGCGCGTGGCGAGCTCGCTGCCGAACTGCGCCGGGCAGCGCATCCCGACGACTCCCGTGCGGTCTGCGTGCACATCGGCATGTCGTCGCAGGAGCTCCTGGCGGTGCTCCGCGCGGACGAGGTGTTCACGTTCAGCGCGGTCGGAGCCTGCTTCGGGCGCGACCCGGAGTGCGAGCGCTGCACCCTGGCTGTGGCACGCGCGCTCGCGGAACTGGCGACGGAGCGCTCTCCGCTCAGCACGCGCGGCGCACAGGAGGGGCTCGATTCGCACACGGGCCCGGTCCGATCGGAGGGGAGCCGAGTGCGGCTGTCGACGGTGACGGGGACGGAGCTCACGCCGGGGCATCTCGTCGACATCGGGCGTCTTGCGGAGGACCTGGGCCTGACGTTGCGGATCGTCGACTCCCGGATCGAACTGCAGGGCGTCTCCCACGACCAGCAGGCGCGGTTGCGGCATGGCCTCACCGCCGCGGGCCTCGCGTCCTCACCCCCTCTGCCGGACGGAGCCGACCCGAACTCCGCGTCACCGACGCGGCGCGCACACGGCGCGGTATCGGCGGATCCGAGTTCATCCGAGTCCCCGCATCGCGGTGACGGCACGACGATCGCGATCGGCTGGAGGGATCGGGGTCGGAGCGCCGATCCGCGGCGGGTCGTCTCCCTTCGCGCCGAGAATCCCGCGTGA
- a CDS encoding winged helix-turn-helix domain-containing protein: MTGRSGARPVLAGCRIIISAQARAAGASAAGNRSAGADELDRVLGAAGADVMRVVTSRPMTTPTGVLHRAVHRAGSGGADAVIFTASSASWIDAATRSGALEAHRRRAEAGRLLLVSDDEREARRLQDAGLIARYVERERPTGLVGCVVAHYGSGAGSVRTDAGSLEVRSGGVVLDGRFLPLSRGAAGLIEALFLARGRVLSRRELGRELPGGERSGRAVEVAVARLRESLGGVDLVQTVVKRGYRLAVSES; this comes from the coding sequence ATGACCGGGCGTTCGGGGGCACGCCCGGTGCTCGCAGGATGCAGGATCATCATCTCCGCCCAGGCGAGGGCGGCAGGAGCATCCGCGGCCGGGAATCGTTCCGCCGGAGCGGATGAGCTCGACCGCGTACTCGGCGCCGCGGGCGCGGACGTGATGCGCGTCGTGACATCCCGTCCGATGACCACCCCGACGGGCGTGCTGCACCGTGCGGTGCATCGCGCGGGGTCCGGGGGCGCCGACGCCGTGATCTTCACCGCGTCGTCCGCGTCATGGATCGACGCGGCGACGAGGAGCGGCGCGCTCGAAGCGCATCGTCGTCGTGCCGAAGCGGGCCGGTTGCTCCTGGTCTCGGATGACGAGCGCGAGGCTCGCCGCCTTCAGGACGCCGGCCTGATCGCACGATACGTCGAGCGGGAGAGACCGACGGGTCTCGTCGGATGCGTCGTCGCACACTACGGAAGCGGTGCAGGATCGGTGCGCACCGATGCCGGAAGCCTCGAGGTGCGCAGCGGGGGCGTCGTGCTGGACGGGCGCTTCCTTCCGCTGTCCCGTGGCGCAGCGGGCCTGATCGAGGCCCTGTTCCTTGCCCGCGGACGCGTGCTCTCGCGAAGGGAGCTCGGTCGTGAGCTACCCGGCGGCGAGCGCAGCGGACGGGCGGTGGAGGTGGCCGTCGCCCGGTTGCGGGAGTCGTTGGGTGGCGTCGACCTGGTCCAGACCGTCGTCAAGCGGGGCTATCGCCTCGCCGTATCGGAGTCGTGA
- a CDS encoding replication-associated recombination protein A: MTSPAALLSGQTPLAVRMRPVSLAEVAGQRHLLRAGSPIVALADPEATAPGAVSIILWGPPGTGKTTLAQAIARSSGRRFVELSAITAGVKDVREVMQEAVTQRDLYGQTTILFLDEIHRFTKAQQDALLPGVENGWVILIAATTENPSFSVISPLLSRSLLLTLQPLTDDDIGLLVDRAVTDPRGLNASVALSDEARSALVRLASGDARRALTGLEAGAAVALSHATAADADDEGNDASAPGASVPGASVPEVSADDISQAVDKALLRYDRQGDEHYDVISAFIKSIRGSDPDAALHYLARMIEAGEDPRFIARRLVISASEDVGLADPQALAIAVAAADAVAFIGMPEGRIPLAEATVYLATTAKSNAAYVGIDAAIADIRAGGFGRVPLHLRDAHYPGAKRLGHGRGYVYSHDSEFGVVPQQYLPDELDGRHYYEPKNLGAERDIGARLERIRRILGDR; the protein is encoded by the coding sequence ATGACGTCCCCTGCTGCGCTGCTCTCCGGGCAGACGCCCCTCGCCGTGCGCATGCGTCCGGTGTCCCTCGCGGAGGTCGCGGGCCAGCGTCATCTGCTGCGTGCGGGATCGCCGATCGTCGCACTCGCCGACCCCGAAGCGACAGCCCCCGGGGCCGTGTCGATCATCCTGTGGGGACCGCCGGGAACCGGGAAGACGACTCTCGCTCAGGCCATCGCACGATCGTCCGGTCGGCGATTCGTCGAACTCTCCGCCATCACGGCGGGGGTGAAAGACGTGCGCGAGGTCATGCAGGAAGCCGTCACGCAGCGCGACCTCTACGGGCAGACGACCATCCTCTTCCTCGACGAGATCCACCGCTTCACCAAGGCGCAGCAGGATGCCCTTCTCCCCGGAGTCGAGAACGGCTGGGTGATCCTGATCGCCGCGACGACAGAGAACCCGTCGTTCTCCGTCATCTCACCGCTGCTCTCGCGTTCGCTGCTGTTGACGCTGCAGCCGCTCACCGACGACGACATCGGCCTCCTCGTCGATCGTGCGGTCACCGACCCCCGCGGTCTGAACGCATCCGTCGCTCTCAGCGACGAAGCGAGGTCGGCTCTGGTGCGGCTGGCCTCGGGTGACGCACGGCGCGCCCTGACCGGGCTGGAGGCCGGCGCCGCGGTCGCACTGTCCCACGCGACGGCCGCGGACGCGGACGACGAGGGGAACGATGCGTCGGCGCCCGGTGCGTCGGTGCCCGGTGCGTCGGTGCCCGAGGTCTCGGCCGATGACATCTCCCAGGCGGTCGACAAGGCCCTGCTGCGTTACGACCGGCAAGGCGACGAGCATTACGACGTCATCAGCGCCTTCATCAAGTCGATCAGAGGGTCCGACCCCGATGCCGCGTTGCACTACCTCGCCCGCATGATCGAGGCAGGGGAGGACCCGCGCTTCATCGCCCGGCGCCTGGTGATCTCGGCATCGGAAGACGTCGGTCTCGCCGACCCGCAGGCCCTGGCCATCGCCGTGGCGGCCGCAGATGCCGTGGCGTTCATCGGCATGCCGGAAGGTCGCATCCCCCTTGCAGAAGCGACCGTCTACCTGGCCACCACCGCCAAATCGAACGCCGCGTACGTCGGGATCGACGCGGCGATCGCCGACATCCGCGCCGGCGGTTTCGGTCGGGTTCCGCTGCATCTCCGTGATGCGCACTACCCGGGCGCCAAACGTCTGGGCCACGGCCGCGGCTACGTCTATTCGCACGATAGCGAGTTCGGCGTCGTGCCCCAGCAGTATCTGCCGGACGAACTCGACGGTCGGCACTACTACGAGCCCAAGAACCTCGGTGCGGAGCGCGACATCGGTGCGCGCCTCGAGCGGATCCGCCGCATCCTCGGAGACCGCTGA
- the rpsD gene encoding 30S ribosomal protein S4, whose protein sequence is MTTKSQDRRKVRLSRALGVALTPKAARYLEKRPYAPGEHGRTKRKADSDYAVRLREKQRLREQYGIREKQMRNTFNEARRQDGLTGENLVELLEMRLDALVVRSGFARTTAQARQLVVHRHILVDGQLVDRPSFRVKPGQLIHVKAKSEGTEPFQVAAAGGHAEVLPPVPGYLEVELDKLQSRLVRRPKRAEVPVTCEVQLVVEYYAAR, encoded by the coding sequence GTGACCACGAAGTCCCAGGACCGCCGCAAGGTGCGTCTCAGCCGCGCCCTCGGCGTCGCTCTCACCCCGAAGGCCGCCCGCTACCTCGAGAAGCGTCCGTACGCTCCGGGTGAGCACGGCCGCACCAAGCGCAAGGCAGACAGCGACTACGCCGTCCGTCTGCGTGAGAAGCAGCGTCTTCGCGAGCAGTACGGCATCCGCGAGAAGCAGATGCGCAACACCTTCAACGAGGCTCGTCGTCAGGACGGCCTGACCGGTGAGAACCTGGTCGAGCTCCTTGAGATGCGTCTCGACGCTCTCGTCGTGCGTTCGGGCTTCGCCCGCACCACCGCACAGGCTCGCCAGCTCGTCGTGCACCGCCACATCCTGGTCGACGGCCAGCTCGTCGACCGCCCGTCGTTCCGCGTGAAGCCGGGTCAGCTCATCCACGTCAAGGCCAAGAGCGAGGGCACCGAGCCCTTCCAGGTGGCGGCAGCCGGCGGTCACGCCGAGGTCCTGCCCCCCGTTCCGGGCTACCTCGAGGTCGAGCTCGACAAGCTCCAGTCGCGTCTGGTTCGTCGTCCGAAGCGCGCCGAGGTCCCCGTGACCTGTGAAGTGCAGCTCGTCGTCGAGTACTACGCGGCTCGCTGA
- the alaS gene encoding alanine--tRNA ligase, with protein sequence MKTAEIAQRYLDFFEKNDHLIVPSASLVSDDPSLLFTVAGMVPMIPYLTGVVPAPHSRIADVQKCIRTNDIEEVGRTARHGTFFQMLGNWSFGDYFKEGAIRYAWELLTSSESDGGLGFDEKDLWVTVYETDDEAEAIWRDIIGLKPERIQRLGRADNYWNTGQPGPGGPDSEIFFDRGPAYGKDGGPAVDDSRFLEIWNLVFMQDFIENIRSKTEFDIVGELPMKNIDTGMGLERVAFLKQGVDNMYESDQVRPVLDRAVELSGRPYGAQHEDDVRFRVVADHVRSSLMLLSDGVRPSNEGRGYILRRLMRRTVRSMRLLGVDEPVFPELFAASRDVMKTTYPELERDWSVLSASAFAEEETFRRTLVAGSTILDLALDETRKGGGKTLSGPEAFLLHDTYGFPIDLTLEVAEEAGLDVDRAAFDTLMQEQRQRAKDDARNRKRQLADVSVYRDLRALGETGFDGYTALEVESRVLGLLVDGVPVRSAAEGQIAEVVLAETTLYAESGGQVADKGTIVGPGYTLEVLDVQKPVPGLISHTVEVTRGSVAVDDIATTVVDAANRRAARQAHSATHLVHAALRDTLGPTATQAGSLNRAGYMRFDFAWSQALSTDTRSEIEEITNRAVQDSLEVTTRIVSLDEAKEAGAMALFGEKYGDVVRMVDIGGPWSRELCAGTHVSTSAEIGLVSLVGESSVGASNRRIEALVGADAFRELAAERAIVSQLTSSLKTPREQLPERIADLAASLKAAEKRIAQFEAKERAGQVPAIVEAATRAGAFRLAAQNLGEVASADDVRDLVNGVRDRLGSDAAVVALGAVVNGRPVVVVATNDAARSAGAKAGALAKRAAGVLGGGGGGRDDVAQGGGADAAALPAALEAISQELHAA encoded by the coding sequence ATGAAAACTGCGGAAATCGCGCAGCGCTATCTCGACTTCTTCGAGAAGAACGACCACCTCATCGTCCCCTCGGCCTCCCTGGTCAGTGACGACCCGTCCCTGCTGTTCACGGTCGCCGGAATGGTGCCGATGATCCCGTACCTCACAGGTGTCGTCCCTGCTCCGCACTCGCGTATCGCCGACGTGCAGAAGTGCATCCGCACGAACGACATCGAAGAGGTCGGCCGCACTGCCCGTCATGGCACGTTCTTCCAGATGCTCGGCAACTGGTCGTTCGGCGACTACTTCAAGGAAGGCGCGATCCGCTATGCCTGGGAGCTGTTGACGAGCTCCGAGTCCGACGGCGGTCTCGGCTTCGACGAGAAGGACCTGTGGGTCACCGTCTACGAGACCGACGACGAGGCCGAGGCGATCTGGCGCGACATCATCGGGCTCAAGCCGGAGCGCATCCAGCGCCTGGGCCGGGCGGACAACTACTGGAACACCGGCCAGCCCGGACCGGGTGGTCCCGACTCGGAGATCTTCTTCGATCGCGGTCCCGCCTACGGCAAGGACGGCGGCCCGGCTGTCGACGACTCGCGGTTCCTGGAGATCTGGAACCTCGTGTTCATGCAGGACTTCATCGAGAACATCCGCAGCAAGACGGAGTTCGACATCGTCGGCGAGCTGCCGATGAAGAACATCGACACCGGCATGGGCCTCGAACGCGTCGCCTTCCTCAAGCAGGGTGTCGACAACATGTACGAGTCCGATCAGGTGCGGCCGGTGCTGGACCGTGCGGTCGAGCTCTCCGGACGGCCCTACGGGGCGCAGCACGAGGACGACGTGCGGTTCCGTGTCGTCGCGGACCACGTGCGCTCCTCGCTCATGCTCCTCTCCGACGGCGTGCGTCCCTCCAACGAGGGACGCGGGTACATCCTGCGCCGTCTGATGCGTCGCACGGTCCGCTCGATGCGCCTGCTCGGTGTCGACGAGCCGGTGTTCCCCGAGCTGTTCGCCGCGTCCCGCGATGTGATGAAGACCACCTATCCGGAACTCGAGAGGGACTGGTCTGTGCTCTCGGCATCGGCGTTCGCCGAGGAGGAGACCTTCCGTCGCACCCTCGTCGCCGGGTCGACGATTCTCGACCTGGCTCTGGACGAGACCAGGAAGGGCGGCGGGAAGACCCTGAGCGGTCCCGAGGCCTTCCTGCTGCACGACACCTACGGCTTCCCGATCGACCTCACGCTCGAGGTCGCCGAGGAAGCAGGGCTCGACGTCGATCGAGCCGCTTTCGACACCCTCATGCAGGAGCAGCGCCAGCGCGCGAAGGACGACGCCCGCAACCGCAAGCGTCAGCTCGCCGACGTGTCCGTCTATCGCGATCTGCGCGCGCTGGGAGAGACCGGATTCGACGGTTACACCGCGCTCGAGGTCGAATCCCGTGTGCTCGGTCTCCTCGTCGACGGTGTCCCCGTGCGCAGCGCCGCCGAGGGCCAGATCGCCGAGGTCGTGCTCGCCGAGACGACGCTCTACGCGGAGTCGGGTGGACAGGTGGCCGACAAGGGCACGATCGTGGGCCCGGGATACACGCTCGAGGTGCTCGATGTGCAGAAGCCGGTTCCCGGTCTGATCAGTCACACCGTCGAGGTCACGCGCGGCAGCGTCGCCGTCGACGACATCGCGACCACGGTGGTGGACGCGGCAAACCGTCGTGCCGCCCGCCAGGCGCACTCGGCCACCCACCTCGTGCATGCCGCTCTGCGCGACACGCTCGGTCCGACCGCGACGCAGGCGGGCTCGTTGAACCGTGCCGGCTACATGCGCTTCGACTTCGCCTGGTCGCAGGCGCTCTCGACGGATACGCGGAGCGAGATCGAGGAGATCACCAACCGCGCGGTGCAGGACTCCCTCGAGGTGACCACGCGCATCGTCTCCCTCGACGAGGCGAAGGAAGCCGGAGCCATGGCTCTGTTCGGCGAGAAGTACGGCGACGTCGTGCGAATGGTCGACATCGGCGGCCCCTGGTCGCGTGAGCTGTGTGCGGGCACGCACGTCAGCACGAGCGCGGAGATCGGTCTGGTGAGCCTGGTCGGAGAGTCTTCCGTCGGCGCATCCAATCGTCGCATCGAGGCGCTCGTCGGTGCCGATGCCTTCCGGGAGCTCGCCGCGGAGCGGGCGATCGTCTCGCAGCTGACCAGTTCCCTGAAGACGCCGCGCGAACAGCTTCCGGAGCGGATCGCCGACCTCGCCGCGAGTCTGAAGGCGGCGGAGAAGCGCATCGCGCAGTTCGAGGCCAAGGAGAGGGCGGGTCAGGTTCCCGCCATCGTCGAGGCCGCGACCCGCGCTGGAGCGTTCCGCCTGGCTGCCCAGAACCTGGGCGAGGTGGCGTCCGCGGACGATGTGCGCGATCTCGTGAACGGCGTGCGCGATCGGCTCGGTTCCGATGCCGCGGTCGTGGCATTGGGAGCTGTGGTCAACGGTCGTCCGGTCGTGGTCGTCGCCACCAACGATGCCGCTCGGTCTGCGGGCGCGAAGGCCGGCGCGTTGGCGAAACGCGCTGCCGGTGTGCTCGGCGGCGGCGGCGGCGGTCGTGACGACGTCGCGCAGGGCGGTGGCGCGGATGCCGCGGCTCTTCCCGCGGCGCTCGAGGCCATCTCACAGGAGCTGCACGCCGCGTGA
- the ruvX gene encoding Holliday junction resolvase RuvX, whose amino-acid sequence MSGFRRGVRLGIDVGRARVGVARCDPDGMLAVPVETVPRDDASIDRLVQIAGEYDPLEFVVGLPVNMQGADTPSTTDAREFAAALQVRSGIPVRLVDERLSTVSAHAALRSSGRSQKNSRSIVDQVAAVVLLQQAIDMEKSTGNPAGATISPDEEHA is encoded by the coding sequence GTGAGCGGGTTCCGCCGCGGCGTGCGACTCGGCATCGACGTCGGCAGGGCGAGGGTCGGTGTCGCGCGCTGCGATCCCGATGGCATGCTCGCCGTCCCGGTCGAGACGGTCCCTCGGGACGACGCATCGATCGACCGCCTCGTGCAGATCGCAGGGGAGTACGACCCGTTGGAGTTCGTGGTCGGCCTCCCGGTGAACATGCAGGGTGCCGACACACCGTCGACCACGGATGCGCGAGAGTTCGCCGCTGCGCTTCAGGTGCGCAGCGGGATCCCCGTGCGCCTCGTGGACGAGCGCCTCAGCACCGTGAGCGCGCACGCCGCTTTGCGCAGTTCCGGGAGATCTCAGAAGAACTCTCGTAGCATTGTGGATCAGGTCGCCGCCGTGGTGCTTCTGCAGCAGGCGATCGACATGGAGAAGAGCACCGGAAACCCGGCCGGCGCCACCATCTCGCCTGACGAGGAGCACGCCTGA
- the mltG gene encoding endolytic transglycosylase MltG gives MSERDSATPRHDPDSRLGDLFENLPDPTQQIPTVDNSAPAPGSRRAAREAAAGEGTATPVGGTARTPAEPSPVPVRGSADDAVTADAAPSPTPVRASADAAETPTRALPQAVPAAGTGRTSAAAETPEPVIGGGLDDLFAPHDDHVPAAPKKKRRKGCLIALIIVLAVLGGIAAAGAWAWNTYGDKISDAMGWGESKDWEPGLANGEALVTIKQGDTGGPVSTALYEAGVTKTEDVFYDYIVEENLAVTFYPGVYRLQKKMTAEAALAALKDDANKMANAVSVSEGGTIVSSLPGMAETLGLPLADFEAAVQDPSAYGVDAPSLEGWLFPAVYEFDPGVTAPQVIQRMVDRTRESLDAAGVPAADAERILTIASIIQREGRLDDFAKVSRVIQNRLDIDMKLQMDSTAQYGYGSLHEGVVSSSKEALEDDNEWNTYVRTGLPATPIASPSDAAIKAAMQPADGPWLYFVTINLATGETQFSETMAEHEQGIEKWREWCRANPDGGC, from the coding sequence ATGTCTGAACGTGACAGCGCCACCCCCCGGCACGATCCTGATTCCCGCCTGGGGGATCTGTTCGAGAATCTGCCGGACCCGACGCAGCAGATCCCGACCGTCGACAACAGTGCTCCGGCGCCCGGTTCGCGCCGCGCCGCCCGAGAGGCAGCAGCCGGAGAGGGAACCGCGACTCCGGTGGGAGGCACGGCCCGCACGCCGGCCGAGCCGTCCCCTGTGCCGGTACGTGGGTCCGCGGACGATGCCGTCACCGCGGATGCGGCGCCGTCGCCGACGCCCGTTCGCGCTTCGGCCGACGCCGCAGAGACTCCCACGCGTGCTCTCCCGCAAGCGGTGCCCGCGGCGGGCACCGGTCGTACCTCGGCAGCGGCCGAAACGCCCGAACCGGTGATCGGAGGCGGGCTCGACGATCTGTTCGCCCCGCACGACGACCATGTTCCCGCGGCGCCGAAGAAGAAGCGCCGCAAGGGCTGCCTGATCGCGCTGATCATCGTGCTCGCCGTGCTCGGCGGCATCGCGGCGGCTGGCGCCTGGGCCTGGAACACCTACGGCGACAAGATCAGCGATGCCATGGGCTGGGGCGAGTCGAAGGACTGGGAGCCCGGTCTCGCGAACGGCGAAGCCCTCGTCACGATCAAGCAGGGCGACACCGGGGGGCCGGTGTCGACGGCGCTCTATGAGGCCGGCGTCACGAAGACCGAGGACGTGTTCTACGACTACATCGTCGAAGAGAACCTCGCGGTCACGTTCTATCCGGGCGTCTACCGCCTGCAGAAGAAGATGACGGCAGAGGCCGCCCTCGCCGCGCTCAAGGACGACGCGAACAAGATGGCGAATGCCGTCTCGGTCTCCGAGGGAGGCACGATCGTCTCCTCGTTGCCCGGCATGGCCGAGACTCTCGGGCTTCCGCTCGCCGACTTCGAGGCTGCGGTCCAGGACCCCTCGGCCTACGGCGTGGACGCGCCGAGCCTGGAGGGCTGGCTGTTCCCCGCAGTGTACGAATTCGATCCCGGGGTCACCGCACCTCAGGTGATCCAGCGGATGGTCGACCGCACCAGAGAGTCGCTCGACGCGGCAGGTGTGCCGGCGGCTGATGCCGAACGGATCCTGACGATCGCCTCGATCATCCAGCGCGAGGGCCGTCTCGACGACTTCGCGAAGGTGTCCCGCGTCATTCAGAACCGCCTCGACATCGACATGAAGCTGCAGATGGATTCGACCGCCCAGTACGGCTACGGGTCGCTGCACGAAGGCGTCGTGTCGAGCTCGAAGGAAGCGCTCGAGGACGACAACGAGTGGAACACCTACGTGCGCACCGGCCTGCCGGCGACACCGATCGCCAGCCCGAGCGACGCGGCCATCAAGGCGGCGATGCAGCCTGCTGACGGCCCGTGGCTGTACTTCGTCACGATCAACCTCGCCACGGGGGAGACGCAGTTCTCCGAGACCATGGCGGAGCACGAGCAGGGAATCGAGAAGTGGCGTGAGTGGTGCCGTGCGAACCCCGACGGCGGCTGCTGA
- a CDS encoding shikimate dehydrogenase — translation MRTPTAAAETVTRSRLAVWGDPIAHSKSPELHAAAYRVLGLDWEYGRRRVSAEGFASAIAELDDTWRGLSLTMPLKEEAFRAAATRDRHARLTGAVNTLLLGDEPAGFNTDVGGIVDALAEAHIAEVERVRILGAGATAASALVAAAEIGAARVDVRARRAAAAAALVDLGERLGLVVEVRAFDAPAPAVELTVATLPSGTALPAEIASVLSSSGGSLFDAAYAPWPSALAMTWSDGPAISGLGMLLHQAVRQIRIFRHGDPTMELRDEAAVITAMRAAL, via the coding sequence GTGCGAACCCCGACGGCGGCTGCTGAGACGGTGACGCGCTCACGGTTGGCGGTCTGGGGCGATCCGATCGCGCACTCCAAGTCCCCGGAGCTGCATGCGGCCGCCTATCGTGTGCTCGGCCTGGACTGGGAGTACGGACGGCGTCGGGTCTCGGCGGAGGGATTCGCCTCGGCGATCGCCGAACTGGACGACACCTGGCGTGGTCTCTCCCTCACGATGCCGTTGAAGGAAGAGGCGTTCCGCGCGGCGGCGACACGGGATCGTCACGCGCGGCTCACGGGCGCCGTCAACACGCTCCTCCTGGGAGACGAGCCGGCCGGGTTCAACACCGATGTCGGAGGGATCGTCGATGCCCTCGCCGAGGCGCACATCGCCGAGGTCGAACGGGTCCGGATACTCGGGGCCGGGGCCACGGCGGCGTCGGCTCTCGTCGCCGCAGCCGAGATCGGGGCCGCGCGCGTCGACGTGCGTGCTCGGCGCGCTGCTGCCGCGGCGGCGCTGGTGGATCTCGGGGAGCGGCTCGGCCTCGTCGTGGAAGTACGCGCGTTCGATGCGCCTGCTCCGGCCGTCGAGCTGACCGTGGCCACGCTGCCCAGCGGCACCGCTCTCCCCGCGGAGATCGCCTCGGTGCTGTCGTCGAGTGGCGGGTCGCTCTTCGACGCCGCCTACGCCCCGTGGCCGTCAGCTCTCGCGATGACCTGGAGCGATGGCCCGGCCATCTCCGGACTCGGCATGCTGCTGCATCAGGCCGTGCGCCAGATCCGTATCTTCCGGCACGGCGATCCGACGATGGAGCTCCGCGACGAGGCCGCGGTGATCACCGCGATGCGCGCCGCGCTCTGA